The following proteins are co-located in the Chlorogloeopsis sp. ULAP01 genome:
- a CDS encoding formylglycine-generating enzyme family protein, giving the protein MELEPQDRPQTMKEWLELLKNPPSRNYTSLPPTVKSPWPRRKLIKIVAGVAVLMGIKPFVKFLAYVFAKIFPNLSSSLKTFKFETVTIDARGNITNRQNRQAKYFVEDLGNGVTLEMIQIPGGTFLMGSPAGEKERELNEGPQHQVTVPSFFVGKYEVTQAQYQAIMDSNPSYFKGRKQPVEQVSWNDAVEFCKRLSQKTGRTYRLPGEAEWEYACRAGTTTPFYFGETITTDLVNYDGNYTYASAPKGQYRKQTTDVGSFPPNAFGLYDMHGNVWEWCQDTWHDSYKGAPVNGRAWIDTSSIRLMRGGSWPYAPHFCRSANRGWAKITDAEKNVGFRVVCGILTSRTS; this is encoded by the coding sequence ATGGAACTAGAACCACAAGACCGCCCCCAAACCATGAAAGAATGGTTGGAGTTGCTGAAAAACCCTCCCAGTCGGAATTATACTTCCCTCCCACCAACTGTTAAATCACCATGGCCACGCCGTAAATTAATTAAAATTGTTGCTGGTGTTGCTGTGTTGATGGGTATTAAACCTTTTGTAAAATTTCTAGCTTATGTATTTGCAAAAATTTTTCCAAATCTTTCATCTTCCCTAAAAACTTTTAAATTTGAAACTGTCACCATTGATGCGCGGGGGAATATCACCAACCGTCAAAACCGCCAAGCAAAATACTTCGTAGAAGACTTAGGAAATGGTGTCACTTTAGAGATGATACAGATACCAGGTGGTACATTTCTCATGGGTTCACCAGCAGGGGAAAAAGAAAGAGAGCTGAACGAAGGGCCACAACATCAAGTTACAGTTCCTAGTTTTTTCGTGGGCAAGTATGAAGTCACCCAAGCACAGTATCAGGCAATCATGGATAGTAACCCTTCCTATTTCAAAGGGAGAAAACAACCTGTAGAACAAGTGTCTTGGAATGATGCTGTAGAATTCTGCAAACGCCTAAGCCAGAAAACGGGACGCACCTATAGACTACCTGGCGAAGCCGAATGGGAATATGCTTGTCGTGCTGGCACAACTACACCCTTTTACTTTGGCGAAACAATTACCACCGATTTAGTAAACTACGACGGAAACTACACTTACGCCTCTGCACCAAAAGGTCAATATAGAAAACAAACAACAGATGTAGGGAGTTTTCCACCCAACGCTTTTGGTTTATACGATATGCACGGCAATGTTTGGGAGTGGTGTCAAGATACTTGGCATGACAGCTATAAAGGAGCGCCTGTTAATGGTAGGGCGTGGATTGATACATCTTCTATTCGCCTGATGCGCGGTGGTTCATGGCCCTACGCTCCTCATTTCTGCCGTTCTGCTAACCGCGGTTGGGCTAAAATCACCGACGCCGAGAAAAACGTCGGATTTCGGGTAGTGTGCGGTATTCTTACGTCGAGGACTTCTTAG
- a CDS encoding D-alanine--D-alanine ligase family protein: protein MTKLRVGLLFGGCSGEHEVSINSARAIAKALSTEQNASKYEILPFYIQKDGRWLAGNVSHQVLESGKPLQLPGSTPEPQENQLESDSSQLSTADRLSLSRWQSPSQVAEVDVWFPILHGPNGEDGTIQGLLTLMQVPFVGSGVLGSAMGMDKIVMKMAFAQAGLPQVKYLAVNRSQIWSNPCVFPKLCDQIELDLGYPCFVKPANLGSSVGIAKVRSRQELETALDNAASYDRRIIVEAGVIARELECAVLGNDQPKASVVGEITYSSDFYDYETKYTQGKADLVIPAKVSDAVTRQIQEMALQAFVAIDAAGLARVDFFYVEATGEVLINEVNTLPGFTATSMYPLLWEHSGVSFPELVDRLIQLAIERHSVSKDRE, encoded by the coding sequence ATGACTAAGCTGCGGGTAGGATTGCTGTTTGGCGGTTGTTCGGGCGAACATGAGGTATCAATTAATTCAGCAAGGGCGATCGCCAAAGCTTTGAGTACAGAGCAAAATGCCAGTAAATACGAAATTCTGCCTTTCTACATTCAAAAAGATGGACGTTGGTTGGCAGGAAATGTATCGCATCAAGTCTTAGAATCAGGAAAGCCATTACAACTGCCTGGCTCTACGCCTGAGCCTCAAGAAAATCAATTAGAAAGTGATAGTTCGCAATTATCAACCGCCGATCGCCTGTCTTTGAGTCGTTGGCAATCTCCTTCTCAAGTTGCAGAAGTTGATGTTTGGTTTCCCATTCTACACGGGCCGAATGGCGAAGATGGCACCATTCAAGGTTTACTCACATTGATGCAAGTGCCTTTTGTTGGCTCTGGGGTATTGGGATCGGCAATGGGCATGGATAAAATAGTCATGAAAATGGCCTTTGCCCAAGCTGGATTACCGCAAGTAAAATATCTGGCGGTTAATCGTTCTCAAATTTGGTCTAATCCTTGTGTTTTCCCCAAACTGTGTGATCAAATCGAATTAGATTTGGGTTATCCCTGCTTTGTCAAGCCTGCAAATTTAGGTTCATCAGTGGGAATTGCTAAAGTGCGATCGCGCCAAGAATTAGAGACAGCATTGGATAATGCCGCCAGTTATGATCGCCGGATTATTGTCGAAGCTGGAGTCATAGCCAGAGAATTAGAGTGTGCTGTTTTAGGAAACGATCAACCTAAAGCTTCTGTCGTAGGTGAAATTACTTATAGTAGTGACTTCTATGATTATGAAACTAAATATACACAAGGTAAGGCAGATTTAGTAATACCCGCTAAAGTATCAGATGCAGTGACTCGTCAAATTCAGGAAATGGCTTTGCAAGCCTTTGTAGCCATTGACGCTGCTGGATTGGCAAGAGTTGACTTTTTTTACGTAGAAGCCACAGGCGAAGTTCTCATTAACGAAGTAAATACTTTACCAGGCTTTACAGCAACAAGTATGTATCCCTTACTGTGGGAACACAGTGGTGTTTCCTTTCCAGAATTAGTTGATCGATTAATTCAACTAGCTATAGAAAGACACTCTGTTTCAAAGGACAGAGAATAA
- a CDS encoding type II toxin-antitoxin system HicB family antitoxin, which translates to MMKNKQTQAERKSLDYYLNLNYPITLYPDTEEGGYVAEIKDLSGCLTQGETLEEIIDNIAEARELWIETVYENGDEIPLPSTEINDSFDLQMRIPKALHHSLSVLAQREGMSLDKYILSVLAEVNDKILAR; encoded by the coding sequence ATGATGAAAAATAAACAAACACAGGCGGAACGTAAATCGTTGGATTATTACCTAAACTTGAATTATCCAATCACTTTGTATCCTGATACTGAAGAAGGTGGATACGTTGCCGAAATAAAAGATTTATCGGGATGCTTAACTCAAGGTGAAACATTGGAAGAAATAATTGATAATATCGCTGAAGCACGCGAATTGTGGATTGAAACTGTCTATGAAAATGGAGATGAAATTCCTTTACCTAGCACAGAAATCAATGATAGTTTTGATTTACAAATGCGGATACCCAAAGCATTGCACCATAGCTTATCAGTATTAGCCCAAAGGGAAGGAATGAGTTTGGACAAATATATTTTGTCTGTATTGGCTGAGGTGAATGATAAAATATTGGCAAGATAA
- a CDS encoding DUF433 domain-containing protein, with product MQLENYFEFLSPEDIRLKGTRAGIENILYEYIYKAKTAEEIAKKFHTLTLEQVYATILYYLANLKTVSKYVENWLDYCKQAEAEQSMIKIHLLF from the coding sequence ATGCAACTAGAAAATTATTTTGAGTTTTTATCTCCAGAAGATATACGATTAAAAGGCACACGTGCAGGAATTGAAAATATCCTTTATGAGTACATTTATAAAGCTAAAACAGCAGAAGAAATAGCCAAAAAATTCCACACACTAACCCTAGAACAAGTTTATGCCACAATTTTGTACTATCTAGCAAACCTGAAAACTGTAAGTAAGTATGTAGAAAATTGGTTAGACTACTGCAAGCAAGCCGAAGCAGAGCAGAGTATGATAAAAATTCATCTCCTTTTTTAG
- a CDS encoding ABC transporter ATP-binding protein, translated as MSYEILESNNTIILDAKSLTRRFGGLVAVNNVSFTVNKHEIFGLIGPNGAGKTTLFNLITGLIPPSSGQLIYQNKEISKRRPHEIASLGIARTFQNIRLFGELSALENVIIARHLHTHSNMLTGVLGIPPAPKEERKNQQMALELLELVGLNKRADEKAKNFAYGDQRRLEIARALALEPQILLLDEPAAGMNPNEKQLLSEFIGNLRDRFNLTIILIEHHVPLVMGLCDRIAVLDFGQLIALGEPAVVRNNPAVIEAYLGNE; from the coding sequence ATGTCATACGAAATTTTAGAATCGAATAATACTATTATCTTAGATGCAAAATCCCTCACTCGTAGGTTTGGGGGATTAGTAGCAGTGAATAATGTATCTTTTACAGTCAATAAGCATGAAATTTTTGGACTGATTGGCCCTAACGGCGCTGGTAAGACAACACTGTTTAATTTAATTACAGGCCTAATTCCACCTTCTAGCGGACAATTAATATATCAAAACAAAGAAATTTCTAAACGTCGTCCCCATGAAATTGCTAGTTTAGGTATTGCTCGAACCTTTCAGAATATTCGTCTTTTTGGTGAACTTTCAGCGCTAGAAAATGTAATTATTGCACGCCATTTGCATACTCATAGCAATATGCTCACAGGTGTTCTAGGAATACCGCCAGCACCTAAAGAAGAACGTAAAAATCAGCAGATGGCTCTAGAGTTATTAGAATTAGTTGGATTAAATAAACGCGCAGACGAAAAAGCCAAAAACTTTGCTTATGGCGATCAGCGTCGATTGGAAATTGCTCGCGCTTTAGCCCTAGAACCGCAAATCTTACTTCTTGATGAACCAGCAGCCGGAATGAACCCCAACGAGAAACAATTACTCAGTGAGTTTATTGGCAACTTACGCGATCGCTTCAACTTAACGATAATTCTAATTGAGCATCACGTCCCCTTAGTGATGGGATTGTGCGATCGCATTGCCGTTTTAGATTTTGGGCAATTAATTGCTTTGGGTGAACCAGCAGTAGTTAGAAATAATCCGGCTGTGATTGAGGCGTATTTAGGAAATGAATAA
- a CDS encoding branched-chain amino acid ABC transporter permease, with protein sequence MAEFFATYGSLIVSMVLGALLGLSLYLPLMAGQLSLASPGFYALGGYIAAILSTKAFTSTSDLFPIPLLLLEMLIAGVVSGLLGVLVGVPALRLRGIYLAIATIAFVEVLRVISLNLEITGGAVGIFAIPQPFQTPIEYLWIALPLLIISMVLIYRLERIRAGRAFTAIREDELAASAMGINSTYYKVLAFTLGAILAGVVGAISAHFLNTWNARQGTFDASIIYLTFVLIGGSRTFLGAVLGGMLFTALPEVLRSIADTGGLPDWLAQFLRDGRLIIFGLLIVLGTIFFPQGLVTPDIFKKRKPRNKHSSKLSS encoded by the coding sequence ATGGCTGAATTTTTTGCTACTTACGGTTCTTTAATTGTCTCTATGGTGCTGGGGGCGCTGCTTGGGCTATCGCTGTATCTACCGCTCATGGCAGGACAGTTATCTTTGGCAAGTCCCGGCTTTTATGCTTTGGGTGGATACATAGCAGCAATTCTATCTACAAAAGCTTTTACCTCGACCAGTGATTTATTCCCAATTCCACTACTATTATTGGAAATGTTAATTGCTGGTGTAGTTTCTGGTTTGTTGGGAGTTTTGGTGGGAGTTCCGGCATTACGGTTGCGGGGAATTTATTTAGCGATCGCCACTATTGCTTTTGTAGAAGTATTGCGTGTAATTTCTCTCAATTTAGAGATTACGGGCGGTGCGGTGGGAATTTTTGCCATTCCTCAACCTTTCCAAACTCCAATCGAGTATTTGTGGATTGCCTTACCGTTACTAATAATTAGTATGGTGTTAATTTATCGTCTGGAACGCATCCGTGCCGGTAGAGCTTTCACCGCAATTCGTGAGGATGAGTTAGCAGCAAGTGCAATGGGAATCAACTCAACTTACTATAAAGTTTTAGCTTTCACATTAGGAGCTATTTTAGCTGGAGTAGTTGGTGCAATTAGCGCTCACTTTCTAAATACATGGAATGCCCGTCAAGGTACATTTGATGCCAGTATTATTTATCTAACTTTTGTCTTAATCGGTGGTTCCAGAACTTTTTTGGGAGCTGTGTTAGGAGGAATGCTATTTACAGCCCTGCCAGAAGTTTTAAGAAGTATAGCTGATACAGGTGGTTTACCAGATTGGTTAGCACAATTTTTACGAGATGGTAGATTAATTATTTTTGGTTTATTAATAGTGTTAGGAACAATATTTTTCCCTCAAGGGCTTGTCACTCCAGATATATTTAAAAAACGCAAGCCGAGAAATAAGCATAGTAGTAAATTATCAAGTTGA
- a CDS encoding serine/threonine-protein kinase, protein MVWAAGHKLQGDKYIIEQVLGQGGFGITYKARHKFLNNLVVIKTPNESLQHDPEYPKYVKRFIEEGQRLEKLYEETKHPNIVRVRDFFCEGDTYCLVMDFLQGENLFNLVQQRGALPTDEAVQYIRQIGEALKVVHQAGLVHRDAHPGNIMVQQDGKAVLIDFGIAGEIVPTTVSSKFFGNEAFMPYEQRSGGREPRVDVYSLAASLYYSVTG, encoded by the coding sequence ATGGTTTGGGCAGCTGGACACAAGTTGCAGGGCGATAAGTACATTATCGAACAAGTCCTGGGGCAAGGAGGATTCGGGATTACTTATAAAGCACGACACAAATTCCTGAATAACCTTGTGGTGATTAAAACGCCTAACGAAAGCCTGCAACACGATCCAGAATATCCTAAATACGTCAAGCGATTCATTGAAGAAGGGCAGCGACTAGAAAAGCTTTATGAAGAAACCAAACATCCCAATATTGTACGCGTCAGGGATTTTTTTTGTGAGGGCGACACATACTGTCTAGTAATGGATTTTCTCCAAGGAGAGAATTTATTTAATCTAGTGCAGCAACGGGGAGCATTACCTACCGACGAAGCTGTTCAATATATACGCCAAATCGGCGAAGCATTGAAGGTAGTACACCAAGCAGGGTTAGTACATCGCGATGCTCACCCTGGTAACATTATGGTGCAGCAAGATGGTAAAGCAGTACTGATTGACTTTGGCATTGCTGGCGAAATTGTACCCACCACAGTCAGTTCAAAGTTTTTTGGTAATGAAGCTTTTATGCCTTACGAGCAAAGGAGCGGCGGTCGAGAGCCACGTGTCGATGTTTACTCTTTGGCTGCTTCTTTATATTATTCCGTCACAGGTTAA
- a CDS encoding CheR family methyltransferase, protein MSTTDANPELENLLEYIKRNRGFDFRGYKRTSLSRRIRRRMQTFGIENYSEYLDYLEVHPDEFVELFNTILINVTGFFRDAEAWEYIANEIIPRMIANKPITQPIRIWSAGCASGEETYTIAMLLAQALGMEQYTARVKVFATDVDVEALEYARHANYSPKEIQTIPSELLEKYFERTGGRYTVQKELRRGVIFGRHDLVQDAPISRIDLLVCRNTLMYFNSETQARILDRFHFALHDHGFLFLGKAEMLFARNHSFTPLDLRRRIFTKVANGNRRDMLLSMTQPTSQQSHFDIVDHKSRVNQAAFEIDPIAQVIVDTHNSLALANEQARTLFNINPRDLGRPLQDLEISYRPIELRSPIDQASTNRRTVILKDVEWSIVEQEARYFDVHIIPLIDSSSEELLGVKIVFTDVTRFKQLQNDLVHANQELETAYEELQSTNEELETTNEELQSTVEELETTNEELQSTNEELETMNEELQSTNEELHTLNDELRQRSDELVQVNTFLESILAGLQSGVVVLNQDLQIQIWNYRCEDLWGVRADEVKGRHFLNLDIGLQVEQLRQPIRYCLLGESPDPEVILEATNRRGKSILCKVTCTPLRALGATREIQGVILLMEEVGSAE, encoded by the coding sequence ATGAGTACCACGGATGCCAATCCTGAGCTAGAAAACCTTTTAGAATACATCAAACGTAACCGTGGTTTTGATTTTAGGGGTTACAAACGCACTAGTTTGAGCCGTCGAATTCGCAGACGGATGCAAACTTTTGGTATTGAAAATTACAGTGAATATTTAGATTATTTGGAAGTACATCCGGACGAGTTTGTTGAGCTTTTCAATACCATCTTAATTAATGTCACAGGTTTTTTTCGCGATGCAGAGGCGTGGGAATACATAGCAAATGAAATTATTCCCCGGATGATTGCTAACAAGCCTATTACTCAGCCGATTCGGATATGGAGTGCGGGATGCGCTTCTGGGGAAGAAACATACACCATAGCCATGTTGCTAGCTCAAGCTTTGGGCATGGAACAGTACACCGCACGAGTCAAAGTTTTTGCTACTGATGTGGATGTGGAGGCTTTAGAGTATGCTCGTCATGCAAATTACAGTCCGAAAGAGATCCAAACTATTCCTTCAGAACTACTAGAAAAGTATTTTGAACGAACAGGTGGGCGCTATACAGTACAAAAAGAACTGCGTCGCGGCGTAATTTTTGGTCGCCACGATTTAGTTCAGGATGCACCCATTTCTAGAATTGACTTGTTGGTGTGTCGCAACACCTTGATGTATTTCAATTCCGAAACTCAAGCTAGAATTCTTGATCGCTTTCACTTTGCCCTGCACGATCACGGCTTTCTATTTTTGGGCAAAGCAGAAATGCTATTTGCACGTAACCACTCTTTTACACCCCTAGACTTGCGGCGACGTATATTTACTAAAGTAGCAAATGGCAATCGCCGCGATATGTTGCTGAGTATGACTCAACCAACTAGCCAGCAATCTCACTTTGATATAGTTGATCACAAAAGCCGCGTTAATCAAGCCGCCTTCGAGATCGATCCGATCGCTCAGGTGATAGTAGATACCCACAATTCGCTAGCGTTAGCCAACGAACAAGCCCGCACTTTATTTAATATTAATCCTAGGGATCTAGGTCGTCCCTTGCAAGATTTAGAAATTTCTTACCGACCGATAGAGTTGCGATCGCCTATTGACCAAGCTAGTACAAACCGTCGTACTGTAATTTTGAAAGATGTAGAGTGGTCAATTGTAGAACAAGAAGCCAGATATTTTGACGTACATATCATACCATTAATCGATAGCAGCAGTGAGGAGTTATTAGGCGTAAAAATTGTCTTCACCGATGTTACCCGATTTAAACAGTTACAAAACGACCTAGTACACGCCAATCAAGAACTGGAGACGGCTTATGAAGAACTCCAATCAACCAACGAAGAACTAGAAACTACCAACGAAGAACTCCAGTCTACTGTTGAAGAATTAGAAACTACTAATGAAGAACTCCAGTCTACCAACGAAGAACTGGAGACGATGAACGAAGAATTGCAATCAACCAACGAAGAACTGCATACACTTAATGACGAACTGCGTCAGCGCAGTGATGAATTAGTTCAAGTCAATACTTTTTTAGAATCTATTCTGGCTGGCTTACAAAGTGGAGTTGTTGTTCTCAACCAAGATTTGCAAATTCAAATTTGGAACTATCGTTGTGAAGATCTTTGGGGTGTACGTGCTGATGAAGTTAAAGGCAGACACTTTCTTAACTTGGATATTGGTTTACAAGTTGAGCAACTCAGACAGCCAATTCGCTATTGCCTGCTAGGAGAGTCACCAGATCCAGAAGTGATTCTAGAAGCCACAAATCGTCGTGGTAAGTCAATTTTGTGCAAAGTTACCTGCACCCCATTGCGTGCCTTGGGTGCAACCAGAGAAATTCAAGGGGTGATCTTGTTAATGGAGGAAGTGGGCAGCGCAGAGTGA
- a CDS encoding helix-hairpin-helix domain-containing protein → MPFPDREKQSMLRLKGVGEKVIQRLEQAGFSSLKELQSANVDDVTMQISQMLQSTCWRNSLQARASIQAIINLANAQKS, encoded by the coding sequence ATGCCTTTCCCCGATCGCGAAAAGCAATCGATGCTGAGACTCAAAGGAGTAGGAGAAAAAGTTATTCAGCGACTCGAACAAGCTGGTTTTTCCTCTTTAAAGGAGCTGCAATCAGCCAATGTCGATGATGTCACGATGCAAATCTCTCAAATGCTTCAGTCAACTTGTTGGCGTAACAGCCTACAAGCGCGGGCTTCCATACAAGCAATTATCAACCTAGCTAATGCTCAGAAATCTTGA
- a CDS encoding pentapeptide repeat-containing protein, translating to MDVNILLNRYAAGERDFNGANLHKANLGEADLSGANFCGADLSGADLSRADLSRCNFSRANLTDADLTGANLNGANLSETNFIGADLINVNLEETNLSRADLRGANLIRANLIRANLSEAELSGADLSGANLSQTNLIETHLAEAELNGVDLTGAILTDKEMSGTILHTGLSHKWVTWAGGS from the coding sequence ATGGACGTTAATATACTCCTAAATCGATACGCAGCAGGAGAAAGAGATTTTAATGGTGCAAACCTGCATAAAGCAAATCTTGGTGAAGCTGATTTAAGTGGTGCAAATTTCTGTGGAGCTGACTTGAGCGGAGCGGATTTGAGTCGAGCGGATTTGAGTAGATGCAACTTCAGTCGAGCAAATCTGACTGATGCAGATTTAACAGGGGCAAATCTGAATGGTGCAAACCTAAGCGAAACTAACTTCATCGGAGCAGATTTAATTAATGTCAATTTAGAAGAAACAAACTTAAGTCGTGCAGATTTGCGGGGTGCCAATCTAATTAGAGCAAATTTAATCAGGGCAAACCTAAGTGAAGCAGAATTGAGTGGCGCTGATTTATCTGGAGCCAATCTCAGTCAAACAAATTTGATTGAAACACACTTAGCTGAAGCTGAACTTAATGGTGTAGATTTAACAGGAGCAATCCTCACTGACAAAGAGATGAGTGGAACAATCTTGCATACTGGCTTATCTCACAAATGGGTAACTTGGGCTGGTGGTAGCTGA
- a CDS encoding cupin domain-containing protein, whose translation MTRIFNSSKFLQPTDGEPIRSVVTESKDAVVVAWYIKPGQEIAPHIHPHGQDTWTILSGKGKYYLDQAGTTKPIFAGDVVVAHNGCVHGVFNHDDEPLVFISVVSPADAGYELVAIETMSLDTSP comes from the coding sequence ATGACTAGAATATTCAACAGTTCTAAATTTCTTCAGCCAACAGATGGGGAACCTATTCGTTCGGTTGTTACAGAATCCAAGGATGCTGTTGTTGTAGCCTGGTACATCAAACCGGGGCAGGAAATCGCCCCACACATTCACCCTCATGGGCAAGATACCTGGACTATTCTGAGCGGGAAGGGAAAATATTATTTGGATCAAGCTGGCACTACAAAGCCGATTTTTGCAGGGGATGTGGTAGTTGCTCATAATGGTTGCGTGCATGGAGTGTTCAATCACGATGACGAGCCATTGGTTTTTATTTCAGTTGTGTCACCAGCCGATGCTGGATATGAACTTGTTGCGATTGAAACTATGTCGCTTGATACTTCACCTTAA
- a CDS encoding ATP-binding protein yields the protein MNAYKFAQQVDIVHQRASELNTQAYSSSEAPSPLLQESLEELNTALEELHVAEEELRQQNEELLIARQALEVERKRYQELFDFAPDAYLVTDIEGKIIEANLTAANLFKISPKFLRGKLLINFIPENQRRAFRCKLSQLHNLEQIQDWEIQMQTRERLCFDAAISIATIRDELGNPKEWRWLVRDISLRKHIEQQIRAMQLQNLQLQEAAKLKSHFLAMMSHELRTPMNVILGFSQLLLRPQYNHFSPQARSMVERIINSAKHLLALIEDILDFSKLEAGRLELKLEEFNLAELVTTVTEELHCLAEQKNLTLHIHVQLQDPIVINDINRVRQILINLLSNGIKFTEVGSVTVEVQELTKDIITLSVQDTGIGIAEADLQNIFQEFRQVDQFLTRKHNGTGLGLSIVDKLVRLMNGAITVKSQLGEGSTFCVQLPRVVAN from the coding sequence GTGAATGCTTACAAGTTTGCCCAACAAGTAGACATTGTCCATCAACGGGCAAGTGAATTAAATACCCAAGCCTACTCTTCGTCTGAAGCACCATCGCCACTGTTACAAGAGTCACTTGAGGAACTAAACACAGCATTAGAAGAACTTCATGTGGCTGAAGAAGAGCTACGCCAACAAAATGAAGAATTACTGATTGCTCGTCAAGCCTTGGAAGTAGAGCGCAAGCGTTACCAAGAATTGTTTGATTTTGCACCAGATGCGTATTTAGTAACTGATATTGAAGGAAAAATTATAGAAGCTAACCTTACTGCTGCGAATCTATTCAAAATCTCACCAAAATTCCTCAGAGGTAAACTGCTTATTAACTTTATCCCTGAAAATCAGCGTCGAGCCTTTCGTTGCAAGTTATCTCAACTACACAATTTGGAACAAATCCAAGATTGGGAAATCCAAATGCAAACACGAGAAAGGCTTTGCTTTGATGCTGCAATTAGTATTGCTACAATTCGTGACGAGCTAGGCAACCCAAAGGAATGGCGCTGGCTAGTACGAGACATTAGCCTTCGCAAGCACATAGAACAACAAATTCGGGCTATGCAGCTCCAGAACTTACAACTACAAGAAGCAGCAAAGCTAAAATCGCACTTTTTGGCGATGATGTCTCATGAATTGCGTACCCCTATGAATGTCATATTGGGTTTTTCGCAACTGTTGTTACGTCCGCAATACAACCATTTCTCTCCTCAAGCGAGAAGTATGGTGGAACGCATCATCAATAGTGCCAAACACCTGCTAGCGCTGATCGAAGATATTCTTGACTTCTCTAAGCTCGAAGCAGGGCGGTTGGAGTTAAAACTGGAAGAATTTAACTTAGCAGAACTAGTAACTACAGTAACAGAAGAACTGCATTGTTTGGCTGAACAGAAAAATCTGACTTTACACATTCACGTACAACTGCAAGATCCCATCGTTATTAACGACATTAATCGTGTCCGGCAAATTTTGATTAACTTGCTTTCCAATGGCATCAAATTTACTGAGGTGGGTAGTGTCACTGTAGAAGTGCAAGAACTAACAAAAGACATCATAACGCTATCAGTTCAAGATACAGGAATCGGGATCGCTGAAGCTGATTTACAAAACATTTTCCAGGAATTTCGACAAGTTGATCAGTTTCTCACACGTAAACATAATGGTACTGGTTTGGGACTATCTATAGTAGATAAGTTAGTGCGCTTGATGAACGGAGCGATCACCGTAAAAAGTCAATTGGGCGAAGGTTCAACTTTCTGTGTTCAATTGCCTAGAGTAGTAGCAAATTAA
- a CDS encoding chemotaxis protein CheB gives MTYKYIVVLASSAGGLKALSRVLSSLPSDFPAPIVLVQHLSPQYPSMLADIFSRCCSLVVKEAHTGDILQSGTVYIAPPDQHLLINLDGTLSLAHTQKVRYVRPAADVLFKSAATSFHEGVIAVVLTGKDSDGAAGVQAVKEMGGIVIAQDRASSEFFSMPDAAISTGVVDYILPLDAIAATLLNLVNK, from the coding sequence ATGACATATAAATACATAGTTGTACTTGCGTCATCTGCCGGTGGGCTAAAAGCCTTAAGTCGGGTTTTATCAAGCTTGCCATCAGATTTTCCTGCGCCAATTGTCCTAGTACAGCATCTCAGTCCGCAATATCCGAGTATGTTGGCAGATATTTTTAGTAGGTGCTGCTCGTTGGTAGTCAAGGAAGCACATACAGGTGACATTTTACAATCAGGTACGGTATATATTGCTCCTCCCGACCAACATTTACTAATTAATTTAGATGGGACTTTGTCTCTTGCTCATACACAAAAAGTACGCTATGTCCGCCCTGCTGCGGATGTGTTGTTTAAGTCTGCAGCCACAAGTTTTCATGAAGGGGTAATTGCTGTTGTTCTAACTGGTAAAGATAGTGACGGCGCAGCAGGAGTACAGGCAGTAAAAGAGATGGGCGGTATAGTCATTGCTCAAGATCGAGCTAGTTCAGAATTTTTCAGTATGCCTGATGCCGCAATTAGTACTGGAGTTGTAGATTATATTTTGCCTTTGGATGCGATCGCCGCTACTTTACTTAACTTAGTTAATAAATAA